The following proteins are co-located in the Pseudomonas synxantha genome:
- the map gene encoding type I methionyl aminopeptidase, giving the protein MTVTLKTAEDIAGMRVAGKLAADVLEMIAEHVKPGVTTEALDRICHDYIVNVQKAIPAPLNYKGFPKSICTSINHVVCHGIPGDKPLKDGDTLNIDVTVIKDGYHGDTSRMFHVGNVPVWAERLSQVTQECMYKAIEIVKPGCRLGDIGEVIQKHAEKNGFSVVREFCGHGIGKVFHEEPQILHYGKAGTGMELKAGMTFTIEPMINQGKADTKVLGDGWTAITKDRKLSAQWEHTLLVTETGYEIFTLRADDTIPRVSA; this is encoded by the coding sequence ATGACCGTTACCTTGAAAACCGCCGAAGACATCGCAGGCATGCGCGTTGCCGGCAAACTGGCTGCCGACGTGCTGGAAATGATTGCCGAACACGTCAAGCCCGGTGTCACCACCGAAGCGCTGGACCGTATCTGCCACGACTATATAGTCAACGTGCAAAAAGCCATCCCTGCCCCACTGAACTACAAAGGCTTCCCCAAGTCGATCTGCACCTCGATCAACCACGTGGTCTGCCACGGGATTCCCGGTGACAAGCCGCTGAAGGATGGCGACACCCTGAACATCGACGTCACCGTGATCAAGGATGGCTACCACGGCGACACCAGCCGTATGTTCCACGTCGGCAACGTGCCGGTGTGGGCCGAGCGCCTGTCCCAGGTCACCCAGGAATGCATGTACAAGGCTATCGAGATCGTCAAGCCTGGCTGCCGCCTGGGTGACATCGGCGAAGTGATCCAGAAGCACGCGGAAAAGAACGGCTTCTCGGTCGTGCGTGAATTCTGCGGCCACGGCATCGGCAAGGTGTTCCACGAAGAACCGCAGATCCTGCATTACGGCAAGGCCGGCACCGGCATGGAACTCAAGGCCGGCATGACCTTCACCATCGAGCCGATGATCAACCAAGGCAAGGCCGACACCAAGGTGCTGGGCGACGGCTGGACCGCCATCACCAAGGACCGCAAGCTCTCGGCCCAGTGGGAACACACCCTGCTGGTCACCGAGACCGGCTACGAGATCTTCACCCTGCGCGCCGACGACACAATTCCTCGCGTCTCTGCGTAA
- the pyrH gene encoding UMP kinase: MAQQGSGYQARYKRILLKLSGEALMGSEEFGIDPKVLDRMALEVGQLVGIGVQVGLVIGGGNLFRGAALSAAGMDRVTGDHMGMLATVMNALAMRDALERANISAIVMSAISMVGVTDHYDRRKAMRHLNSKEVVIFAAGTGNPFFTTDSAACLRAIEIDADVVLKATKVDGVYTADPFKDPHAEKFDHLTYDEVLDRKLGVMDLTAICLCRDHKMPLRVFNMNKPGALLNIVHGGAEGTLIEEGQQ, translated from the coding sequence ATGGCTCAGCAGGGCAGTGGTTATCAGGCTCGCTATAAACGCATTCTACTCAAGCTCAGCGGCGAGGCCCTGATGGGCTCGGAAGAGTTCGGGATCGACCCCAAGGTGCTTGATCGCATGGCGCTGGAAGTCGGCCAACTGGTCGGTATCGGCGTGCAGGTCGGCCTGGTGATTGGCGGTGGCAACCTGTTCCGTGGTGCGGCACTGAGTGCGGCTGGCATGGATCGAGTCACCGGCGACCACATGGGCATGCTGGCCACTGTGATGAACGCCCTGGCCATGCGCGACGCCCTGGAGCGCGCCAACATTTCGGCCATCGTGATGTCGGCTATTTCCATGGTTGGCGTGACCGATCACTATGATCGACGCAAAGCCATGCGCCACCTGAATTCCAAGGAAGTGGTGATCTTTGCTGCCGGCACTGGTAACCCATTCTTTACCACCGACTCGGCTGCGTGCCTGCGCGCGATCGAAATCGATGCCGACGTGGTGCTCAAGGCGACCAAGGTAGACGGCGTATACACTGCAGACCCATTCAAAGACCCGCATGCCGAGAAGTTCGATCATCTGACCTACGATGAAGTGCTGGATCGCAAGCTGGGCGTGATGGACCTGACGGCTATCTGCCTGTGCCGCGACCACAAGATGCCGTTGCGCGTATTTAACATGAACAAGCCCGGCGCCCTGCTGAATATCGTACACGGCGGCGCAGAAGGGACTCTGATCGAGGAAGGCCAACAATGA
- the tsf gene encoding translation elongation factor Ts: MAEITAALVKELRERTGEGMMDCKKALTKAGGDIEKAIDDMRASGAIKAAKKAGNVAAEGAIALKEDGKSAVLLEVNSQTDFLALQDDFKAFVAASVEKAFAEKMTDAAPLIEAQEADRLVLVGKVGENVNIRRLVRVEGDVVGGYLHGNKIGVAVVLKGGDVELAKDIAMHVAASNPEFLLPSEVSADAIEREKAVFLSLNADKIAGKPENIVENMIKGRISKFLAEASLVEQAFVKNPEIKVGELAKKAGAEIVSFTYFKVGEGIEKPVDNFAEEVAAQLAAAKQ; this comes from the coding sequence ATGGCAGAGATTACTGCAGCGTTGGTTAAAGAACTGCGTGAGCGTACCGGCGAAGGCATGATGGATTGCAAAAAGGCCTTGACCAAGGCCGGCGGCGACATCGAAAAAGCCATTGATGACATGCGTGCTTCCGGCGCCATCAAGGCTGCCAAGAAAGCAGGCAACGTCGCTGCTGAAGGCGCCATCGCCCTGAAGGAAGACGGTAAATCCGCCGTTCTGCTGGAAGTGAACTCGCAGACCGACTTCCTGGCCCTGCAGGATGACTTCAAGGCATTCGTTGCTGCCAGCGTTGAAAAAGCGTTCGCCGAGAAAATGACTGACGCCGCTCCGCTGATCGAAGCTCAAGAAGCTGATCGCCTGGTACTGGTCGGCAAGGTTGGCGAAAACGTCAACATCCGTCGCCTGGTTCGCGTTGAGGGTGATGTGGTTGGTGGTTACCTGCACGGCAACAAGATCGGTGTTGCAGTTGTTCTGAAAGGCGGCGACGTTGAGCTGGCTAAAGACATCGCAATGCACGTTGCTGCAAGCAACCCTGAGTTCCTGCTGCCTTCGGAAGTGTCTGCCGACGCAATCGAGCGTGAAAAAGCTGTGTTCCTGAGCCTCAACGCCGACAAGATCGCCGGCAAGCCAGAGAACATCGTTGAAAACATGATCAAAGGCCGTATCAGCAAGTTCCTGGCTGAAGCAAGCCTGGTTGAGCAGGCGTTCGTCAAGAACCCTGAAATCAAGGTTGGCGAACTGGCTAAGAAAGCCGGTGCTGAAATCGTTTCCTTCACTTACTTCAAAGTAGGCGAAGGCATCGAGAAGCCGGTCGACAACTTCGCTGAAGAAGTTGCTGCCCAGCTGGCTGCCGCCAAGCAATAA
- the ispC gene encoding 1-deoxy-D-xylulose-5-phosphate reductoisomerase, translated as MSRLQQVTVLGATGSVGLSTLDVIARHPDRYQVFALTGFTRLSELLALCVRHAPRFAVVPEAAAARSLQDDLRAAGLDTQVLVGEAGLCQVSADAQVDTVVAAIVGAAGLRPTLAAVDAGKKILLANKEALVMSGALFMQAVRKSGAVLLPLDSEHNAIFQCMPGDFARGLNQVGVRRILLTASGGPFRQTPLAELEHVSPDQACAHPNWSMGRKISVDSASMMNKGLELIEACWLFDARPDQVEVVIHPQSVIHSLVDYVDGSVLAQLGNPDMRTPIANALAWPQRIDSGVAPLDLFAVARLDFEAPDEQRFPCLRLARQVAEAGGTAPAMLNAANEVAVAAFLERRIRFPQIASIIEDVLGLEPVVAVNDLGAVFEADTKARALAGQWLGRNTR; from the coding sequence GTGAGCCGCCTGCAACAGGTCACCGTGCTGGGGGCGACCGGCTCGGTCGGGCTGAGTACCCTGGACGTCATTGCCCGTCATCCTGATCGCTATCAGGTTTTCGCCCTGACCGGCTTCACGCGCTTGAGCGAGTTGCTGGCCTTGTGTGTACGCCATGCGCCGCGCTTTGCCGTGGTGCCTGAGGCTGCGGCAGCCCGTAGCTTGCAGGATGATCTGCGGGCTGCCGGGCTGGACACGCAGGTCCTGGTGGGTGAGGCGGGGCTGTGCCAGGTGTCAGCCGATGCGCAGGTGGATACCGTCGTGGCGGCGATTGTCGGTGCGGCGGGTTTACGCCCGACCCTCGCTGCAGTCGATGCCGGCAAGAAGATTCTGTTGGCCAATAAGGAAGCCCTGGTCATGTCCGGGGCGCTCTTCATGCAGGCGGTGCGCAAGAGCGGTGCGGTGCTGCTGCCACTCGACAGCGAGCACAACGCAATTTTCCAGTGCATGCCCGGGGATTTTGCCCGCGGCTTGAACCAGGTCGGCGTGCGCCGGATTCTACTGACGGCGTCTGGTGGTCCATTCCGGCAGACTCCGTTGGCCGAGCTGGAACATGTGTCTCCCGATCAGGCCTGCGCTCATCCGAACTGGTCCATGGGGCGCAAAATCTCCGTGGATTCGGCAAGCATGATGAACAAGGGCCTGGAGTTGATCGAGGCGTGCTGGTTGTTCGATGCGCGGCCTGACCAGGTCGAGGTGGTGATTCACCCGCAAAGCGTGATCCATTCCCTGGTCGATTACGTGGACGGTTCGGTGTTGGCGCAGCTGGGTAATCCGGATATGCGTACACCGATCGCCAACGCCTTGGCCTGGCCGCAGCGGATTGATTCCGGCGTAGCGCCATTGGATCTGTTTGCGGTGGCGCGCCTGGACTTCGAAGCGCCGGACGAGCAGCGCTTCCCATGCCTGCGCCTGGCGCGGCAGGTGGCCGAGGCGGGCGGCACCGCGCCGGCGATGCTGAATGCGGCCAATGAAGTGGCCGTGGCGGCGTTTCTCGAACGGCGCATCCGCTTTCCGCAGATCGCGAGTATCATCGAGGACGTCCTGGGCCTTGAGCCTGTCGTGGCGGTGAATGACCTGGGGGCCGTGTTTGAGGCGGATACCAAGGCGCGAGCCCTGGCCGGACAATGGCTGGGCCGCAATACGCGTTAG
- the rseP gene encoding sigma E protease regulator RseP encodes MSALYMIVGTLVALGVLVTFHEFGHFWVARRCGVKVLRFSVGFGMPLLRWHDRRGTEFVIAAIPLGGYVKMLDEREGEVPADQLDQSFNRKTVRQRIAIVAAGPIANFLLAMVFFWVLAMMGSQQVRPVIGAVEADSIAAKAGLIAGQEIVSIDGEPTTGWGAVNLQLVRRLGESGTVNVVVRDQDSSAETPRALALDHWLKGADEPDPIKSLGIRPWRPALPPVLAELDPKGPAQAAGLKTGDRLLALDGQALGDWQQVVDLVRVRPDTRIVLKVERDGAQIDVPVTLSVRGEAKAAGGYLGAGVKGVEWPPSMVREVSFGPLAAIGEGAKRTWTMSVLTLESLKKMLFGELSVKNLSGPITIAKVAGASAQSGVADFLNFLAYLSISLGVLNLLPIPVLDGGHLLFYLVEWVRGRPLSDRVQGWGIQIGISLVVGVMLLALVNDLGRL; translated from the coding sequence ATGAGTGCGCTCTACATGATTGTCGGCACCCTGGTTGCTCTGGGTGTGCTGGTTACCTTCCACGAATTTGGCCACTTCTGGGTGGCGCGTCGTTGCGGCGTCAAGGTATTGCGCTTTTCCGTCGGTTTCGGCATGCCGTTGTTGCGCTGGCATGATCGCCGTGGCACCGAGTTTGTAATCGCCGCTATCCCGCTGGGTGGCTACGTCAAGATGCTCGATGAGCGTGAAGGCGAAGTGCCCGCCGATCAGTTGGACCAATCGTTCAATCGCAAGACCGTTCGTCAGCGTATCGCGATTGTTGCTGCGGGCCCGATTGCCAACTTCCTGTTGGCGATGGTGTTCTTCTGGGTGCTGGCCATGATGGGCAGCCAGCAGGTGCGTCCGGTCATCGGCGCGGTCGAGGCGGACAGCATCGCGGCCAAGGCCGGCCTCATCGCAGGGCAGGAAATTGTTTCCATTGATGGCGAGCCAACCACGGGTTGGGGCGCGGTCAATTTGCAGTTGGTGCGTCGCCTGGGTGAAAGCGGCACCGTCAATGTGGTGGTGCGTGACCAGGATTCCAGCGCCGAAACCCCGCGGGCATTGGCGCTGGATCATTGGCTCAAAGGGGCCGACGAGCCGGATCCGATCAAATCCCTGGGGATTCGCCCTTGGCGCCCGGCATTGCCGCCGGTGCTGGCTGAGCTCGATCCGAAAGGCCCGGCCCAGGCCGCGGGCCTGAAAACCGGTGATCGTCTGTTGGCCCTCGATGGCCAGGCGCTGGGTGACTGGCAGCAAGTGGTCGACCTGGTGCGTGTACGCCCTGATACCAGGATCGTGCTGAAAGTTGAGCGAGACGGTGCTCAAATCGATGTGCCTGTGACCTTGTCGGTTCGTGGCGAGGCCAAGGCGGCCGGGGGGTACCTGGGGGCCGGCGTCAAAGGTGTCGAGTGGCCGCCATCAATGGTTCGAGAGGTCAGCTTCGGGCCTTTGGCCGCGATTGGCGAGGGCGCGAAACGCACCTGGACCATGAGCGTGCTGACCCTCGAATCCCTCAAGAAAATGTTGTTCGGTGAGCTCTCGGTAAAAAACTTGAGTGGACCGATAACCATTGCTAAAGTGGCGGGCGCTTCTGCCCAGTCGGGTGTCGCGGATTTCCTGAATTTCCTGGCTTATCTGAGTATTAGCCTGGGGGTTCTGAATTTGCTGCCCATTCCAGTATTGGATGGGGGGCATCTGTTGTTTTATCTGGTCGAGTGGGTGCGTGGTCGCCCCTTGTCGGATCGGGTGCAGGGTTGGGGGATACAGATCGGTATCAGTTTGGTGGTCGGAGTGATGTTGTTAGCTCTGGTCAACGATCTGGGACGACTGTAA
- the rpsB gene encoding 30S ribosomal protein S2 produces the protein MSQVNMRDMLKAGVHFGHQTRYWNPKMGKYIFGARNKIHIINLEKTLPMFNEALTFVERLAQGKNKILFVGTKRSAGKIVAEEAARCGSPYVDHRWLGGMLTNFKTIRASIKRLRDLEVQAEDGTFAKLTKKEALMRTRDLEKLDRSLGGIKDMGGLPDALFVIDVDHERIAITEANKLGIPVIGVVDTNSSPEGVDYIIPGNDDAIRAIQLYMGSMADAVIRGRNHVAGGTEQFVEEAPVAAAE, from the coding sequence ATGTCCCAAGTCAACATGCGCGATATGCTGAAGGCCGGTGTGCACTTCGGTCACCAGACCCGTTACTGGAACCCGAAAATGGGTAAGTACATTTTCGGCGCGCGTAACAAGATCCACATTATCAACCTTGAAAAAACCCTGCCAATGTTCAACGAAGCACTGACTTTCGTAGAGCGCCTGGCCCAGGGTAAAAACAAGATCCTGTTCGTCGGCACCAAGCGTTCCGCTGGCAAGATCGTTGCTGAAGAAGCAGCACGTTGCGGTTCGCCGTACGTCGATCACCGCTGGTTGGGCGGCATGCTGACCAACTTCAAAACCATCCGTGCTTCCATCAAGCGTCTGCGTGACCTTGAAGTGCAAGCCGAAGACGGTACTTTCGCCAAGCTGACCAAGAAAGAAGCGCTGATGCGCACTCGTGACCTGGAAAAGCTCGATCGTTCCCTGGGTGGTATCAAGGACATGGGCGGTCTGCCTGACGCACTGTTCGTTATCGACGTTGATCACGAGCGCATCGCGATCACCGAAGCCAACAAGCTGGGCATCCCGGTTATCGGCGTAGTCGATACCAACAGCAGCCCGGAAGGCGTTGACTACATCATCCCAGGCAACGATGACGCAATCCGCGCTATCCAGCTGTACATGGGTTCGATGGCTGACGCTGTAATCCGTGGCCGCAACCACGTTGCTGGTGGTACCGAGCAGTTCGTTGAAGAAGCTCCGGTAGCTGCCGCTGAGTAA
- a CDS encoding [protein-PII] uridylyltransferase → MPQVDPELFDRGQFQAELALKASPIAAFKKAIRQAREVLDARFRSGRDIRRLIEDRAWFVDNILQKAWEQFSWSANADIALVAVGGYGRGELHPYSDIDLLILLDSADHEIFRDSIERFLTLLWDIGLEVGQSVRSVAECAEEARADLTVITNLMESRTIAGPERLRQRMLEVTSTAHMWPSKDFFLAKRAEQKARHHKYNDTEYNLEPNVKGSPGGLRDIQTILWVARRQYGTLNLRALAGEGFLVESENTLLASSQEFLWKVRYALHMLAGRSEDRLLFDHQRSIATLLGFEGEDAKTSIESFMQQYYRVVMSIAQLSDLIIQHFEEVILAPEDEAPPQPINARFQLHDGYIEARNDNVFRRTPFAMLEIFVLMAQQPDIKGVRADTIRLLRENRHLIDDEFRNDIRNTSLFIELFKCRIGIHRNLRRMNRYGILGRYLPEFGFIVGQMQHDLFHIYTVDAHTLNLIKHLRKLQYTQVSEKFPLASKLMAKLPKPELIYLAGLYHDIGKGRHGDHSEIGAVDAEAFCQRHQLPLWDSRLIVWLVQNHLVMSTTAQRKDLSDPQVIHDFAGVVGDETRLDYLYVLTVSDINATNPTLWNSWRASLLRQLYTETKRALRRGLENPVDREEQIRRTQSAALDILVRGGNDPDDVEQLWSQLGDDYFLRHTAGDVAWHSDAILQQPADGGPLVLIKETTQREFEGGTQIFIYAPDQHDFFAVTVAAMDQLNLNIHDARVITSSSQFTLDTYIVLDTDGDSIGDNPARVKKIREGLTEALRNPDDYPTIIQRRVPRQLKHFAFAPQVTISNDAQRPVTVLELSAPDRPGLLARIGGIFLEFDLSLQNAKIATLGERVEDVFFITDADNQPLSDPELCRRLQDAIVQQLSVTQEPGVELTRLTI, encoded by the coding sequence ATGCCCCAGGTGGATCCCGAACTCTTCGACCGCGGCCAGTTCCAGGCCGAGCTGGCACTGAAGGCGAGCCCCATCGCCGCCTTCAAGAAGGCTATCCGTCAAGCCCGCGAGGTGCTCGACGCGCGCTTTCGCAGCGGTCGGGACATCCGTCGCCTGATCGAGGACCGCGCCTGGTTCGTCGATAACATCCTGCAAAAGGCCTGGGAACAGTTCAGCTGGAGTGCAAACGCCGATATCGCCCTGGTGGCGGTCGGCGGCTACGGTCGTGGCGAACTGCACCCCTACTCCGACATCGACCTGTTGATCCTGCTGGACAGCGCCGACCATGAGATCTTTCGCGATTCTATCGAGCGTTTTCTGACGTTGCTGTGGGACATCGGCCTGGAGGTCGGCCAGAGCGTGCGGTCGGTGGCCGAGTGCGCCGAAGAAGCCCGCGCTGACCTGACGGTGATCACCAACCTGATGGAAAGCCGCACCATCGCCGGCCCCGAACGCCTGCGCCAACGCATGCTCGAAGTCACCAGCACTGCACACATGTGGCCGAGCAAGGATTTCTTCCTGGCCAAGCGCGCCGAACAGAAGGCGCGGCACCACAAGTACAACGACACCGAATACAACCTGGAACCCAACGTCAAAGGCTCCCCGGGCGGGCTGCGGGATATCCAGACGATTTTGTGGGTGGCGCGCCGCCAATATGGCACGCTGAACCTGCGCGCCCTGGCCGGCGAGGGCTTCCTGGTGGAAAGCGAAAACACCCTGCTGGCCTCGTCCCAGGAGTTCCTGTGGAAGGTGCGCTACGCCCTGCACATGCTTGCCGGACGTTCCGAAGACCGCCTGCTGTTCGATCACCAGCGCTCCATCGCCACCCTGCTGGGGTTTGAAGGCGAAGACGCGAAGACCAGCATCGAAAGCTTCATGCAGCAGTATTACCGGGTGGTCATGAGCATTGCCCAGCTCAGTGACCTGATCATCCAGCACTTCGAAGAGGTGATCCTGGCTCCCGAAGACGAAGCGCCGCCGCAGCCGATCAATGCGCGCTTCCAGCTGCACGATGGCTATATCGAGGCACGCAATGACAACGTGTTCCGCCGCACCCCGTTCGCCATGCTGGAAATCTTCGTACTGATGGCCCAGCAGCCGGATATCAAAGGCGTGCGTGCCGATACCATTCGCCTGCTGCGGGAAAACCGCCACCTGATCGACGACGAATTTCGCAACGACATCCGCAACACCAGCCTGTTCATCGAGCTGTTCAAGTGCCGCATCGGCATCCACCGCAACCTGCGGCGCATGAACCGCTACGGCATCCTCGGGCGCTATCTGCCGGAGTTCGGCTTTATCGTCGGGCAAATGCAACATGATCTGTTCCACATCTATACCGTCGACGCCCACACCCTGAACCTGATCAAGCATCTACGTAAGTTGCAGTACACCCAGGTCTCAGAGAAATTCCCGTTGGCCAGTAAGCTGATGGCCAAGCTGCCCAAGCCCGAGCTGATCTATCTGGCCGGCCTGTATCACGACATCGGCAAGGGCCGGCATGGCGACCACTCGGAAATCGGCGCGGTGGACGCCGAAGCCTTCTGCCAGCGCCACCAGTTGCCCCTGTGGGACAGCCGCCTGATTGTCTGGCTGGTGCAAAACCACCTGGTGATGTCGACTACTGCCCAGCGCAAGGATTTGTCCGACCCGCAGGTGATCCACGATTTCGCGGGAGTCGTCGGCGATGAAACCCGCCTCGACTACCTGTATGTGCTGACGGTCTCCGACATCAACGCCACCAACCCCACGCTGTGGAACTCCTGGCGTGCCAGCCTGTTGCGCCAGTTGTACACCGAGACCAAGCGCGCCCTGCGCCGCGGCCTGGAAAACCCGGTGGATCGCGAAGAACAGATCCGCCGCACCCAGAGCGCGGCCCTGGATATCCTGGTGCGCGGTGGCAACGACCCGGACGACGTCGAGCAACTCTGGTCGCAACTGGGTGACGATTATTTCCTGCGTCACACCGCCGGCGACGTGGCCTGGCACAGCGACGCGATCCTGCAGCAACCGGCCGATGGCGGCCCTTTGGTGCTGATCAAGGAAACCACCCAGCGCGAATTCGAAGGCGGCACGCAGATCTTCATCTACGCGCCGGACCAGCACGATTTCTTTGCCGTGACCGTGGCCGCCATGGACCAGCTCAACCTGAACATCCATGACGCCCGGGTCATCACCTCCAGCAGCCAGTTCACCCTCGACACCTACATCGTGCTCGACACCGACGGCGACTCGATTGGCGACAACCCGGCGCGGGTGAAAAAGATCCGCGAGGGCCTGACCGAAGCCCTGCGCAACCCGGACGATTACCCGACCATCATCCAGCGCCGGGTGCCGCGCCAGCTCAAGCATTTTGCCTTTGCGCCCCAGGTGACCATTTCCAACGATGCCCAGCGCCCGGTAACGGTGCTGGAGCTCAGCGCACCGGACCGCCCAGGCCTGCTGGCACGCATCGGCGGGATCTTCCTGGAATTCGACCTGTCATTGCAGAACGCCAAGATTGCGACCCTTGGCGAGCGGGTGGAAGACGTGTTCTTTATTACCGATGCCGACAACCAGCCGCTGTCCGACCCGGAGCTGTGCCGACGTTTGCAGGACGCCATCGTCCAGCAATTGAGCGTGACCCAGGAACCTGGCGTTGAGCTGACGCGCCTGACTATTTGA
- the frr gene encoding ribosome recycling factor, protein MINEIKKDAQARMQKSLESLSHAFGQIRTGKAHPSILGSVMVPYYGADTPLSSVANVTVKDSRTLQVVAFERNMLAAVDKAIQSAGLNLNPTNLGELLLISMPALTEETRKGFTKQARSAAEDARVAVRNIRRDALGDLKKLVKDKEISEDEERRAVADIDKLTKDAEAQITKATEEKEKDLMAV, encoded by the coding sequence ATGATCAATGAAATCAAGAAAGACGCCCAGGCGCGTATGCAAAAATCCCTGGAATCCCTGAGCCACGCATTTGGCCAGATCCGTACCGGCAAGGCGCACCCGAGCATCCTGGGCAGCGTGATGGTGCCTTACTACGGCGCTGACACTCCCCTGAGCAGCGTGGCCAACGTCACCGTCAAGGACTCGCGTACCCTGCAAGTCGTGGCCTTCGAGCGCAACATGCTTGCTGCTGTAGACAAAGCGATCCAGAGCGCCGGCCTGAACCTCAACCCGACCAACCTGGGCGAGTTGTTGCTGATCTCCATGCCTGCCCTGACCGAGGAAACCCGTAAAGGCTTCACCAAGCAGGCACGCAGTGCCGCTGAAGATGCGCGCGTTGCCGTGCGCAACATCCGCCGTGATGCATTGGGTGACCTGAAAAAGCTGGTCAAGGACAAGGAAATCAGCGAAGACGAAGAACGTCGTGCCGTCGCTGATATCGACAAGCTGACCAAGGACGCCGAAGCGCAGATCACCAAGGCGACCGAAGAAAAAGAAAAGGACCTGATGGCCGTATAA
- a CDS encoding phosphatidate cytidylyltransferase produces the protein MLKQRIITALILLPIALCGFFLLEGSGFALFIGLVVTLGAWEWARLAGFSNQLPRVAYAAVVAVLLFLMYILPDIAPWVLGAAVLWWALATFLVLTYPRTSSQWSSVACKLVIGLLILLPAWQGLVEIKRYPLGNELILAVMVLVWGADIGAYFSGRAFGKRKLAPAVSPGKSWEGVYGGLALTLLITLVVGVVRGWSVKEIFLALLGAAIVVFISVVGDLTESMFKRQAGIKDSSNLLPGHGGVLDRIDSLTAALPIFAVLLWMIAS, from the coding sequence ATGTTAAAACAACGAATCATCACGGCGCTGATCCTGCTGCCGATTGCCTTGTGCGGTTTTTTCCTGCTTGAAGGTTCAGGCTTTGCGCTGTTTATCGGCCTGGTCGTGACCCTGGGGGCCTGGGAATGGGCGCGCCTGGCGGGTTTCAGCAACCAATTGCCGCGTGTGGCGTATGCGGCAGTGGTCGCAGTGCTGTTGTTCCTGATGTACATCCTGCCGGACATTGCGCCTTGGGTGCTGGGTGCGGCAGTGCTGTGGTGGGCGTTGGCGACATTCCTGGTGCTGACTTACCCGCGCACCAGTAGTCAATGGTCGAGCGTGGCCTGCAAGCTGGTGATTGGCCTGCTGATCCTGCTGCCGGCCTGGCAAGGGCTGGTGGAAATCAAGCGTTACCCCCTCGGTAACGAATTGATCCTGGCGGTGATGGTGCTGGTGTGGGGCGCAGATATTGGCGCTTACTTCTCCGGCCGTGCCTTCGGCAAGCGCAAGCTGGCCCCGGCCGTCAGCCCCGGCAAAAGCTGGGAAGGCGTATACGGAGGCTTGGCATTGACGCTGCTGATCACGCTGGTAGTCGGTGTGGTACGCGGCTGGTCGGTAAAGGAGATTTTTCTGGCCTTGCTGGGCGCGGCTATCGTCGTGTTCATCTCGGTGGTGGGTGACCTCACCGAAAGCATGTTCAAGCGCCAGGCCGGAATCAAGGACAGCAGTAACCTGCTGCCGGGGCATGGTGGTGTGCTGGATCGTATCGACAGCCTGACTGCCGCGCTGCCGATCTTCGCCGTGCTGCTGTGGATGATCGCTTCGTGA
- the uppS gene encoding polyprenyl diphosphate synthase: MEKTKQTVPSVVPRHVAIIMDGNNRWAKKRFMPGVAGHKAGVDAVRAVIEVCAEAKVEVLTLFAFSSENWQRPADEVSALMDLFFKALRREAKRLNDNNISLRIIGDRSRFHPELQAAMREAEAITAGSNRFVLQIAANYGGQWDIAQAAQRLAREVQAGHLRPDDITPELLQTCLVTGDLPLPDLCIRTGGEHRISNFLLWQLAYTELYFSDLFWPDFKHDAMRNALADFASRQRRFGKTSEQIEAGARV, encoded by the coding sequence ATGGAAAAGACCAAGCAGACTGTGCCCTCCGTGGTGCCGCGCCATGTCGCGATCATCATGGATGGGAATAATCGCTGGGCGAAAAAACGCTTTATGCCGGGTGTTGCCGGGCATAAAGCGGGTGTTGACGCGGTAAGGGCAGTGATTGAGGTGTGCGCTGAGGCCAAGGTCGAAGTGTTGACCTTGTTCGCCTTCTCCAGTGAAAACTGGCAGCGGCCCGCCGATGAAGTCAGCGCCTTGATGGACCTGTTCTTCAAGGCGTTGCGTCGTGAGGCCAAGCGCCTCAATGACAACAACATCAGTCTGCGCATCATTGGTGATCGCTCGCGGTTCCACCCGGAACTGCAAGCCGCCATGCGCGAAGCCGAGGCTATTACCGCAGGCAGTAACCGCTTTGTGCTGCAGATCGCAGCCAACTACGGTGGTCAGTGGGATATCGCCCAGGCAGCGCAGCGGCTGGCCCGCGAAGTGCAGGCCGGTCACCTGCGACCGGACGACATCACGCCTGAACTGTTGCAAACCTGCCTGGTGACTGGCGACCTGCCGTTGCCGGACTTGTGCATTCGTACCGGTGGCGAGCATCGCATCAGCAATTTCCTGCTGTGGCAGCTGGCATACACCGAGTTGTACTTCTCCGACCTGTTCTGGCCGGACTTCAAACACGATGCCATGCGCAATGCGCTGGCTGATTTCGCTTCCCGTCAGCGTCGCTTCGGTAAAACGAGCGAGCAGATCGAAGCTGGAGCCCGGGTTTAA